A genomic stretch from Schistosoma haematobium chromosome 2, whole genome shotgun sequence includes:
- a CDS encoding hypothetical protein (EggNog:ENOG41KOG3624~COG:E~MEROPS:MER0011195) produces FQNKLSADNYLINAYYSMKAKFLTSLKATSRRYELPGFFTFQPHIFDKNLTVVMTSGLLHPPFLNTSQIMPEKYGILGWLLGRQIMSAVFRNEHVQNQSEYQSKCSPNASTPLRTQLCCLSEQVNSERLQKENLEQLSAGINGLMLSFETYKRSLTGTRESLNEMKLFFSAFAKMVCGGLSSQIVDDDLRSSIQVYKSSVNDVVKHSQGFSETYQCKSGSAMNPMRKCII; encoded by the exons tTTCAGAATAAACTTTCTGCAGATAACTATCTTATAAATGCATACTACTCGATGAAAGCTAAATTTCTAACATCATTGAAGGCCACTTCGCGCAGATACGAATT acCTGGTTTCTTCACCTTCCAACCGCACATATTTGACAAAAATCTTACCGTGGTTATGACATCCGGATTATTACATCCACCGTTTCTAAATACATCACAAATAATGCCGGAAAAGTATGGAATTCTTGGTTGGCTTCTCGGTCGTCAGATTATGTCTGCAG TTTTCAGAAATGAACACGTACAAAATCAATCAGAATATCAGTCAAAGTGTTCACCAAATGCTTCTACACCGTTAAGAACTCAACTGTGTTGTTTATCAGAACAAGTCAACTCTGAAAGACTTCAGAAAGAA AATTTGGAACAATTGTCAGCTGGTATAAATGGTCTTATGCTATCGTTCGAA acatacaaGAGAAGTTTAACTGGAACACGTGAAAGcttaaatgaaatgaagttgTTTTTCTCAGCATTTGCGAAA ATGGTGTGCGGCGGCTTATCATCACAAATTGTTGATGACGATTTACGGTCGTCAATCCAAGTCTACAAATCCAg TGTGAACGATGTTGTGAAACACAGTCAAGGATTTTCAGAAACGTACCAATGTAAGAGTGGTTCCGCAATGAATCCTATGCGCAAAtgcattatttaa